A window of Citrus sinensis cultivar Valencia sweet orange chromosome 7, DVS_A1.0, whole genome shotgun sequence contains these coding sequences:
- the LOC102625950 gene encoding phosphoinositide phosphatase SAC2-like isoform X3, which translates to MNSLQKNLCNNGTGQSQYESMFVWNHFLTRGFRNTLKNNQWTIALVYGFFKQENLSVAGRDFKFTLIARRSRHYAGTRYLKRGVNEKGRVANDVETEQIVVEDVPEGYPMQISSVVQVRGSIPLFWSQETSWMNIKPDIILSKKDKKYEATRLHFENLAKRYGNPIIVLNLIKTNEKKPRETILRAEFSNAIRFINKDLSKENRLKFLSYDLQKHSRKAINALQILGRAGAYALSLTGIFYCQVTPKPEGLLNLSCIERSDDDYPQNLSHKNEDAETVDREVSSGSHVPSANLSIKVPILQKGVLRTNCIDCLDRTNVAQYAYGVVALGLQLKTLGLLKSPNIGLDNPLAKDLMGIYETMGDTLALQYGGSAAHNKIFCERRGQWRAATQSQEFLRTLQRYYSNTYVDAEKQNAINVFLGHFQPQQGKPALWELDSDQHHVIGIHDPNVIESAKSFFKRSLSDGNILNESDSCLMASIVGHNQPLAEREHRGTKGLSESTPEISSCESDISFPRYTPSMPLWKQCQHIEEDQYLEFDPNCFDEHGDACNFTNFLDLDWLSSSGNSCEEDVCDRSVASDSGSSLKGREPTATELASNNVLEYDQKFVQWVTDGELLFR; encoded by the exons ATGAATAGTCTTCAAAAGAACTTATGTAATAATGGGACAGGACAATCACAGTATGAATCAATGTTTGTCTGGAATCATTTCTTGACTCGTGGATTTCGGAATACTCTCAAGAATAATCAGTGGACCATTGCATTAGTATATGGATTCTTTAAGCAG GAGAACCTTTCTGTAGCTGGGAGGGACTTCAAGTTCACTCTCATTGCAAGACGCTCACGGCATTATGCTGGCACAAG ATATTTGAAACGTGGTGTCAATGAGAAGGGTAGAGTAGCCAATGATGTTGAGACGGAACAGATTGTGGTTGAAGATGTTCCTGAAGGATACCCAATGCAAATCAGTTCTGTTGTACAAGTCCGTGGATCGATCCCACTTTTCTGGTCTCAGGAGACGTCATGGATGAATATTAAACCTGACATTATAT TATCAAAgaaggataaaaaatatgaggCCACAAGActtcattttgaaaatcttGCAAAGAGATATGGGAATCCTATTATAGTTCTGAATTTGATTAAG ACCAATGAGAAAAAGCCTAGAGAAACCATTCTTCGTGCAGAGTTTTCAAATGCTATTCGGTTCATTAATAAAGATTTGTCAAAGGAGAATCGCCTAAAATTCCTTAGTTATGATCTCCAGAAACACTCTAGAAA AGCAATAAATGCCTTGCAAATTCTAGGCAGAGCTGGAGCTTATGCATTAAGTTTAACTGGCATCTTTTATTGTCAAGTGACACCAAAGCCTGAGGGATTGTTGAATTTATCCTGCATTGA GAGAAGTGATGATGACTACCCTCAGAATCTATCCCATAAAAATGAGGATGCTGAGACTGTTGACAGAGAAGTTAGCAGTGGCAGCCATGTGCCGAGTGCAAATTTGTCTATCAAGGTACCAATCCTGCAAAAAGGTGTATTAAGGACAAATTGCATAGATTGTCTAGATCGCACAAATGTGGCCCAATACGCCTATGGGGTAGTGGCTCTTGGGCTTCAGTTAAAAACTTTAGGACTTCTCAAATCCCCAAATATTGGTCTAGATAACCCTTTGGCTAAAGATTTAATGGGTATCTATGAGACTATGGGTGACACTCTAGCTCTACAGTATGGTGGATCTGCTGCACATAACAAG ATATTTTGTGAACGGAGAGGTCAATGGAGAGCAGCGACTCAGTCTCAGGAGTTTTTAAGAACTCTTCAACGTTACTACAGTAACACCTATGTTGATGCTGAGAAGCAGAATGCAATTAATGT ATTCCTTGGTCACTTTCAGCCACAGCAGGGTAAACCGGCCCTGTGGGAGTTGGACTCGGATCAACATCACGTTATTGGGATTCATGATCCTAACGTTATTGAGAGTGCAAA GTCATTCTTCAAGAGGTCTCTTTCAGATGGTAATATTCTCAATGAGAGTGACTCATGTCTGATGGCTTCAATTGTTGGACACAATCAACCTTTGGCTGAAAGGGAGCACAGAGGTACAAAAGGTCTTTCGGAGTCCACTCCAGAGATCTCATCTTGTGAAAGTGATATATCATTTCCCAG GTATACACCCTCAATGCCTTTGTGGAAACAATGTCAACACATAGAAGAGGACCAATACCTTGAGTTCGATCCCAACTGTTTTGATGAACATGGGGATGCTTGTAACTTTACAAACTTTCTTGATTTAGACTGGCTTTCTTCATCAGGAAATTCTTGTGAAGAAGATGTATGCGACAG GTCGGTTGCAAGTGATTCAGGTTCCAGCCTAAAG GGAAGGGAACCAACAGCAACTGAACTTGCCAGCAACAATGTGTTGGAATATGATCAAAAGTTTGTGCAATGGGTAACGGATGGGGAGTTATTGTTTCGTTGA
- the LOC102625950 gene encoding phosphoinositide phosphatase SAC2-like isoform X1 yields the protein MATEKWIDFTHQYNPCFLQKFTLYETRSNFYICGRYKKTNLWRVLKIYRLEPSELNIVEDSATYSDFEYLDLLRRVHDGNRSTGGLKLVTKCFGIVGFIKFLEPYYMLLVTGRKKIGVICGHAVYSIKKSEIIPIPHSSVLSNLAYSKNEKRYKKLLSSVDLTKDFFFSYSYNIMNSLQKNLCNNGTGQSQYESMFVWNHFLTRGFRNTLKNNQWTIALVYGFFKQENLSVAGRDFKFTLIARRSRHYAGTRYLKRGVNEKGRVANDVETEQIVVEDVPEGYPMQISSVVQVRGSIPLFWSQETSWMNIKPDIILSKKDKKYEATRLHFENLAKRYGNPIIVLNLIKTNEKKPRETILRAEFSNAIRFINKDLSKENRLKFLSYDLQKHSRKAINALQILGRAGAYALSLTGIFYCQVTPKPEGLLNLSCIERSDDDYPQNLSHKNEDAETVDREVSSGSHVPSANLSIKVPILQKGVLRTNCIDCLDRTNVAQYAYGVVALGLQLKTLGLLKSPNIGLDNPLAKDLMGIYETMGDTLALQYGGSAAHNKIFCERRGQWRAATQSQEFLRTLQRYYSNTYVDAEKQNAINVFLGHFQPQQGKPALWELDSDQHHVIGIHDPNVIESAKSFFKRSLSDGNILNESDSCLMASIVGHNQPLAEREHRGTKGLSESTPEISSCESDISFPRYTPSMPLWKQCQHIEEDQYLEFDPNCFDEHGDACNFTNFLDLDWLSSSGNSCEEDVCDRSVASDSGSSLKGREPTATELASNNVLEYDQKFVQWVTDGELLFR from the exons ATGGCAACGGAGAAATGGATTGATTTTACCCACCAATATAATCCTTGTTTTCTTCAAAAGTTTACACTTTATGAAACGCGCtcg aatttttatatatgtggAAGGTACAAGAAAACAAACCTGTGGAGGGTGTTAAAGATTTATCGGTTAGAGCCATCAGAACTAAACATTGTTGAAGATTCTGCAACATATTCAGATTTTGAATACTTGGACCTGCTGAGACGGGTACACGATGGAAACAGATCGACGGGTGGACTTAAATTAGTTACCAAATGTTTTGGCATAGTTG ggtttataaaatttttggaacCTTATTACATGTTGCTGGTCACGGGAAGGAAGAAGATTGGTGTAATTTGTGGCCACGCTGTATATTCCATAAAGAAGAGCGAGATTATTCCAATCCCACATTCATCTGTGCTGAGCAATTTGGCTTATTCTAAGAATGAGAAAAG ATACAAGAAGCTCCTCAGCTCTGTGGATCTTACGAAGGACTTCTTTTTCAGCTACTCATACAATATCATGAATAGTCTTCAAAAGAACTTATGTAATAATGGGACAGGACAATCACAGTATGAATCAATGTTTGTCTGGAATCATTTCTTGACTCGTGGATTTCGGAATACTCTCAAGAATAATCAGTGGACCATTGCATTAGTATATGGATTCTTTAAGCAG GAGAACCTTTCTGTAGCTGGGAGGGACTTCAAGTTCACTCTCATTGCAAGACGCTCACGGCATTATGCTGGCACAAG ATATTTGAAACGTGGTGTCAATGAGAAGGGTAGAGTAGCCAATGATGTTGAGACGGAACAGATTGTGGTTGAAGATGTTCCTGAAGGATACCCAATGCAAATCAGTTCTGTTGTACAAGTCCGTGGATCGATCCCACTTTTCTGGTCTCAGGAGACGTCATGGATGAATATTAAACCTGACATTATAT TATCAAAgaaggataaaaaatatgaggCCACAAGActtcattttgaaaatcttGCAAAGAGATATGGGAATCCTATTATAGTTCTGAATTTGATTAAG ACCAATGAGAAAAAGCCTAGAGAAACCATTCTTCGTGCAGAGTTTTCAAATGCTATTCGGTTCATTAATAAAGATTTGTCAAAGGAGAATCGCCTAAAATTCCTTAGTTATGATCTCCAGAAACACTCTAGAAA AGCAATAAATGCCTTGCAAATTCTAGGCAGAGCTGGAGCTTATGCATTAAGTTTAACTGGCATCTTTTATTGTCAAGTGACACCAAAGCCTGAGGGATTGTTGAATTTATCCTGCATTGA GAGAAGTGATGATGACTACCCTCAGAATCTATCCCATAAAAATGAGGATGCTGAGACTGTTGACAGAGAAGTTAGCAGTGGCAGCCATGTGCCGAGTGCAAATTTGTCTATCAAGGTACCAATCCTGCAAAAAGGTGTATTAAGGACAAATTGCATAGATTGTCTAGATCGCACAAATGTGGCCCAATACGCCTATGGGGTAGTGGCTCTTGGGCTTCAGTTAAAAACTTTAGGACTTCTCAAATCCCCAAATATTGGTCTAGATAACCCTTTGGCTAAAGATTTAATGGGTATCTATGAGACTATGGGTGACACTCTAGCTCTACAGTATGGTGGATCTGCTGCACATAACAAG ATATTTTGTGAACGGAGAGGTCAATGGAGAGCAGCGACTCAGTCTCAGGAGTTTTTAAGAACTCTTCAACGTTACTACAGTAACACCTATGTTGATGCTGAGAAGCAGAATGCAATTAATGT ATTCCTTGGTCACTTTCAGCCACAGCAGGGTAAACCGGCCCTGTGGGAGTTGGACTCGGATCAACATCACGTTATTGGGATTCATGATCCTAACGTTATTGAGAGTGCAAA GTCATTCTTCAAGAGGTCTCTTTCAGATGGTAATATTCTCAATGAGAGTGACTCATGTCTGATGGCTTCAATTGTTGGACACAATCAACCTTTGGCTGAAAGGGAGCACAGAGGTACAAAAGGTCTTTCGGAGTCCACTCCAGAGATCTCATCTTGTGAAAGTGATATATCATTTCCCAG GTATACACCCTCAATGCCTTTGTGGAAACAATGTCAACACATAGAAGAGGACCAATACCTTGAGTTCGATCCCAACTGTTTTGATGAACATGGGGATGCTTGTAACTTTACAAACTTTCTTGATTTAGACTGGCTTTCTTCATCAGGAAATTCTTGTGAAGAAGATGTATGCGACAG GTCGGTTGCAAGTGATTCAGGTTCCAGCCTAAAG GGAAGGGAACCAACAGCAACTGAACTTGCCAGCAACAATGTGTTGGAATATGATCAAAAGTTTGTGCAATGGGTAACGGATGGGGAGTTATTGTTTCGTTGA
- the LOC102625950 gene encoding phosphoinositide phosphatase SAC2-like isoform X2, whose amino-acid sequence MKRARYKKTNLWRVLKIYRLEPSELNIVEDSATYSDFEYLDLLRRVHDGNRSTGGLKLVTKCFGIVGFIKFLEPYYMLLVTGRKKIGVICGHAVYSIKKSEIIPIPHSSVLSNLAYSKNEKRYKKLLSSVDLTKDFFFSYSYNIMNSLQKNLCNNGTGQSQYESMFVWNHFLTRGFRNTLKNNQWTIALVYGFFKQENLSVAGRDFKFTLIARRSRHYAGTRYLKRGVNEKGRVANDVETEQIVVEDVPEGYPMQISSVVQVRGSIPLFWSQETSWMNIKPDIILSKKDKKYEATRLHFENLAKRYGNPIIVLNLIKTNEKKPRETILRAEFSNAIRFINKDLSKENRLKFLSYDLQKHSRKAINALQILGRAGAYALSLTGIFYCQVTPKPEGLLNLSCIERSDDDYPQNLSHKNEDAETVDREVSSGSHVPSANLSIKVPILQKGVLRTNCIDCLDRTNVAQYAYGVVALGLQLKTLGLLKSPNIGLDNPLAKDLMGIYETMGDTLALQYGGSAAHNKIFCERRGQWRAATQSQEFLRTLQRYYSNTYVDAEKQNAINVFLGHFQPQQGKPALWELDSDQHHVIGIHDPNVIESAKSFFKRSLSDGNILNESDSCLMASIVGHNQPLAEREHRGTKGLSESTPEISSCESDISFPRYTPSMPLWKQCQHIEEDQYLEFDPNCFDEHGDACNFTNFLDLDWLSSSGNSCEEDVCDRSVASDSGSSLKGREPTATELASNNVLEYDQKFVQWVTDGELLFR is encoded by the exons ATGAAACGCGCtcg GTACAAGAAAACAAACCTGTGGAGGGTGTTAAAGATTTATCGGTTAGAGCCATCAGAACTAAACATTGTTGAAGATTCTGCAACATATTCAGATTTTGAATACTTGGACCTGCTGAGACGGGTACACGATGGAAACAGATCGACGGGTGGACTTAAATTAGTTACCAAATGTTTTGGCATAGTTG ggtttataaaatttttggaacCTTATTACATGTTGCTGGTCACGGGAAGGAAGAAGATTGGTGTAATTTGTGGCCACGCTGTATATTCCATAAAGAAGAGCGAGATTATTCCAATCCCACATTCATCTGTGCTGAGCAATTTGGCTTATTCTAAGAATGAGAAAAG ATACAAGAAGCTCCTCAGCTCTGTGGATCTTACGAAGGACTTCTTTTTCAGCTACTCATACAATATCATGAATAGTCTTCAAAAGAACTTATGTAATAATGGGACAGGACAATCACAGTATGAATCAATGTTTGTCTGGAATCATTTCTTGACTCGTGGATTTCGGAATACTCTCAAGAATAATCAGTGGACCATTGCATTAGTATATGGATTCTTTAAGCAG GAGAACCTTTCTGTAGCTGGGAGGGACTTCAAGTTCACTCTCATTGCAAGACGCTCACGGCATTATGCTGGCACAAG ATATTTGAAACGTGGTGTCAATGAGAAGGGTAGAGTAGCCAATGATGTTGAGACGGAACAGATTGTGGTTGAAGATGTTCCTGAAGGATACCCAATGCAAATCAGTTCTGTTGTACAAGTCCGTGGATCGATCCCACTTTTCTGGTCTCAGGAGACGTCATGGATGAATATTAAACCTGACATTATAT TATCAAAgaaggataaaaaatatgaggCCACAAGActtcattttgaaaatcttGCAAAGAGATATGGGAATCCTATTATAGTTCTGAATTTGATTAAG ACCAATGAGAAAAAGCCTAGAGAAACCATTCTTCGTGCAGAGTTTTCAAATGCTATTCGGTTCATTAATAAAGATTTGTCAAAGGAGAATCGCCTAAAATTCCTTAGTTATGATCTCCAGAAACACTCTAGAAA AGCAATAAATGCCTTGCAAATTCTAGGCAGAGCTGGAGCTTATGCATTAAGTTTAACTGGCATCTTTTATTGTCAAGTGACACCAAAGCCTGAGGGATTGTTGAATTTATCCTGCATTGA GAGAAGTGATGATGACTACCCTCAGAATCTATCCCATAAAAATGAGGATGCTGAGACTGTTGACAGAGAAGTTAGCAGTGGCAGCCATGTGCCGAGTGCAAATTTGTCTATCAAGGTACCAATCCTGCAAAAAGGTGTATTAAGGACAAATTGCATAGATTGTCTAGATCGCACAAATGTGGCCCAATACGCCTATGGGGTAGTGGCTCTTGGGCTTCAGTTAAAAACTTTAGGACTTCTCAAATCCCCAAATATTGGTCTAGATAACCCTTTGGCTAAAGATTTAATGGGTATCTATGAGACTATGGGTGACACTCTAGCTCTACAGTATGGTGGATCTGCTGCACATAACAAG ATATTTTGTGAACGGAGAGGTCAATGGAGAGCAGCGACTCAGTCTCAGGAGTTTTTAAGAACTCTTCAACGTTACTACAGTAACACCTATGTTGATGCTGAGAAGCAGAATGCAATTAATGT ATTCCTTGGTCACTTTCAGCCACAGCAGGGTAAACCGGCCCTGTGGGAGTTGGACTCGGATCAACATCACGTTATTGGGATTCATGATCCTAACGTTATTGAGAGTGCAAA GTCATTCTTCAAGAGGTCTCTTTCAGATGGTAATATTCTCAATGAGAGTGACTCATGTCTGATGGCTTCAATTGTTGGACACAATCAACCTTTGGCTGAAAGGGAGCACAGAGGTACAAAAGGTCTTTCGGAGTCCACTCCAGAGATCTCATCTTGTGAAAGTGATATATCATTTCCCAG GTATACACCCTCAATGCCTTTGTGGAAACAATGTCAACACATAGAAGAGGACCAATACCTTGAGTTCGATCCCAACTGTTTTGATGAACATGGGGATGCTTGTAACTTTACAAACTTTCTTGATTTAGACTGGCTTTCTTCATCAGGAAATTCTTGTGAAGAAGATGTATGCGACAG GTCGGTTGCAAGTGATTCAGGTTCCAGCCTAAAG GGAAGGGAACCAACAGCAACTGAACTTGCCAGCAACAATGTGTTGGAATATGATCAAAAGTTTGTGCAATGGGTAACGGATGGGGAGTTATTGTTTCGTTGA